The sequence TATAGGCGATGGTTTCAGCACCCGATGGCTGGCCAAGTATGCCTATTACAACACCCACTACGTAAACAAGGATACCACCCAGCTACCTGTTGACAATCGTTACAAGCAGCAGGAGTTCTATCTTTCTACAGCCAATGTACTGGAGCTGCTACCCAACTGGAGTGCATCGCTGGCCTACGATTTTAAGTGGAACAAACTGAATGCTGATATCTACAACTTTGCATACCCCACACGCATCTCTAATCTGGTAAGCTTAGCCACAGCTATCGACTACAAACATCTGAAGGCGCAGGGCTCTATCCTGGCTACCTTTATCCACGACAAAACCCACCGCAGGGGTGAGTTTGCAGGCTTAAACAGCAGTCATTCGCTATCTAAACTCACGCCGGCGCTATTTGTTAACGTGTATCCCTTCCGAGGCACCTTCTTCTCTATGCGAGCCTACGTAAAAAAGAGTTTCCGCATGCCGACCTTCAACGACCTGTATTATACCGATATGGGTAATGCCAACCTGGTGCCCGAGAGCGCCTTGCAGTACGATGCCGGCTTTGCGCTTAACAAGCACTTTGAGCATAGTATCATTCGCCATGCCGAGATGCACTTCGATGCCTATTATAATACAGTACACGATAAAATTGTGGCTTACCCCAAGGGGCAGCAGTTCCGTTGGACGATGCTGAACTTAGGTAAAGTTCACATCAAGGGAATAGATGTTGAGGCCGAGGCCGATTTCAAGATTGGTAAGGATCTGATAGCTACCACTCGTGCCCAGTACACTTATCAGGATGCACGCGATGTTACTGATGCCGAAACCTCGTATTATAAGCATCAGATACCCTACATCCCCTGGCACTCAGGTTCTGCTATTCTGGGTCTTACCTATAAGAACTGGAACCTGAACTACTCGTTTATCTATGCGGGCGAACGCTACGACGAGCAGGAGAACATTATCTATAACCACATGGAACCTTGGTACACCAGCGACCTGAGTCTGGGAGTTTGGTGGAAAGTAAATAGTGTGCTGATGAAAGCGCACTTGGATGTGAACAATCTCTTAGGTCAGGATTACGAGGTAATCGTAAATTACCCCATGCCTGGTCGCAACTATGCACTAACATTAAGCGTTGAGATATGAAGCAGCTAGCGTACTACATATTAACCCTGTTGCTCCTTTCGGCCTGTCGCCAGGATGTGATGATAGTGCCGATGGAGAAAAGCGATCCAGGCGGTAAAACGCAGCAGGGCGATATCATAGGTATGTATCTGCTGAATGAGGGCAACATGGGATCGAACAAGTCGTCGCTCGACTATCTCGACCTGTCGGATTCTACAGCCCACTATTATCGCAACATCTACTCGCAGCGCAACCCAAGTACTGTAATGTCGCTGGGCGATGTGGGTAACGACTGTCAGATATATGGCTCGCGTCTGTGGCTGGTTATCAACTGCTCAAACAAGGTTGAAGTGGCCCGTGCCGATTCGGCTATCAGAATAGGAAAGGTAAACATTCCTAACTGCCGATACGTGACGTTTAACGATCGCTATGCCTACGTGTCATCGTATGTGGGAACGGTTTATGCTTCGAGCAACAGTCCGTTGGGTAGCGTGTATAAGGTAGATACACTCACCTTGCAAAAGGTTGACTCTTGTAGTGTAGGCTATCAGCCTGAGGAGATGGCCATTATCGGCAACCAGCTATATGTAGCCAACAGTGGTGGCTATCAAGGTATGACGGGACAGGGTTATGAGAGTACGGTAAGTGTGATAGATATGGCTACCATGCAAGAAACCAGCAAGGTAGAGGTTGCCCCCAACCTGCACCACCTGAAGGCCGATAAGTACAATCAGCTGTGGGTAACGGCTCGTGGCGACTATATGACTGAGGCACCAAGCATCTGGTGGCTGGCACCCGACGAAAACGGCCAGATGAAAGTAGGTGGACACATCGATCAGGCAGTAAGCGATCTGTGTATTGTGGGCGATTCGCTCTATTTCTACGGTTCTCAATGGAGCGAGGTGTCGATGAGTAATACCATCACCTATGGTATCATCAACGTAAAAACGCATCAGGTGGTAAGCACCAGTCTGTCGAGTGCACCCGAGATTAGCAAGATACGCATGCCTTATGGCATCATTGTAAACCCCATCCATCGCGATTTTTATCTGATGGATGCCAAGAACTATGTATCGAGTGGCGAGTTGCTGCACTTCCTGCCCGATGGCACCTTCGACTGGAAGGTAAGCACAGGCGATATACCCGCCCACGCAGCATTTTTATTTAAAACAACAAAAAAATGAAGAAGATATTTTTACTATTAATAGCCGCAATTACCATCGGTAATATCCATGCTCAGCGCATGGACGATGTTACTGTGCACTCCAAATACATCCAGGCGGTAGATGAATATCGCCCTGCCCCAGGACAGTATGTAAACGATGTGCCAGAATACGAAGCTGGCGATACCGAGGCCGATATGATTCGTAAGTGTAACAACAACCTGGCAGGTCTTGGTCCTATCAATTCCCATTTGGTGGCACTTGGCGGCTGGGGCGGTTATATCACGTTCCACTTCGATCATTCTATCGCCAACGTGCCTGGCGAGCGCGACTTTGCCGTATGGGGAAACGCCTATCAGGAAATGAAGAATCTGGTGTTTGGTGGTATGAATGAGGCTGGCGTAGTAATGGTGTCGAAGGATGTAAACGGCAACGGAAAGCCCGACGACCCTTGGTACGAAATCAGCGGCAGTTGCGATGTGGATAGCGCAGGCAAGGTAATTTATGGTTACGAGATAACCTACCGTCAGAACCCCATGGGTGATATTCCCTGGACAGATAACCAAGGTAATAGCGGCACCATCGATCGTAATCACTACCATACCCAGGAGTATTACCCCCAGTGGTTGCCAGATAATCTCACCTTCAAAGGCACCCGACTGCCCGATAATATGCAGAATCTGTCCGATCAGGTAGAGCAGTCGTTCAGTCCCTACTATTACGTGCTGGTAGGTTTCCGCTATGGCTATGCCGATAATCTGCCCAACTTTAGCGATAATGCCGATGCCACCTCGTATAATTATGAGGGCTGCGGTATTGATATCTCGTGGGCTGTGGATGAGAACCGTCAGCCTGTAAATCTTGATTTCATCGACTTTGTACGTGTATATACAGGTTTGAATCAGAAATGTCCCCAACCCGAGTGGTGGGGCGAAACCTCTACAGAGTTTGCTGGTGCCGAGGATATCCATCTCGAAGCCTCGCTCCAAGCTATCGAGAATGCTTTGAGCGGCATTCGTGCTATCCAGCAGGAAGCATCTTCATCAAGTCCTTTCTACGACCTGCAGGGTCGAAAGGTTACTCCAACCAAGAAGGGTGTCTATATTCAAAACAGAAAGAAGATAGTTATCAATTAATTCATATTAATCACTTAAAACAAAAACAGTTATGAAAACAAACAAATTATTCGGACTTGCAGTCCTCGCGTGCGGTTTCGCACTGTCGTTCACATCATGTACTAATGATGACAATCCAGTTGGTGGTAAGAGACAGGCTACAGTTTCTTTCGAGAACAAGAAGCTTGGTGCTGATGGCTATTGGCGTGGTGACGAATCTGGTACTAAGTTTGATAATTACGGATTAGAGGCCTTCGCCTGCCAGTATAAGGAAAAGGGGGTAACCTTCCCAGTAAACTACACACCTTCTTGGGCCAGCTGGACTGGTTTTGCTATCTCAAATCGCACAGAGACTACTTATAAGGAGCAGAATCCCGATCAGTTCAATAGTGCTGTAGGTGCTGCCAAGAGCGGTAACAACTTCTGTGTAGTATATACCTATGGCGAGGAAATCGATTTCGGTCGTGCCGTTACCCTGAAGGGCTTCTGGTTCACCAACGAGGCATGGGCTGTTGATGCCATCCTGAATGGCGATGGAATGTCTCCTGGTAAGTTTGAGAAGGACGACTGGTTTAAGTGCACAGTTACTGCAACACTGTCTGATGGTTCAACCAAGGATGTTGAGGTTTTCCTGGCTAAGGATGGTGAGTATGTAAAGGATTGGCAGTTCTGCGATTTCCAGAGTTTGGAAAAAGTTACCAAACTGAGCTTTGCATTCGATAGCACTAAGAAGAACGACTACGGTCCAACAACTCCTACTTACATGTGTATCGACGATATCGAGTTTGAGTATTAATGAGATACATTCAACTATTAATCATAGCAGTATTGCTCACAGCCTGCGGAGGTGCGAAGAAAAACGCACCTCAGCAAGCTGGGGGCGATGCTGTTACCTTTAAATATGCCACACAGATTAGCGTCGAGAAGTTTGATGGCTATACGGTGGCAACTATCAAGAACCCTTGGAAGGAGGGTATGACGCTACACCGTTATGTGCTGATACCTGCCGACCAGGAAATACCCAACCATATTCCCAGCGGTACTATTGTACGCACACCATTAAAACGCGCCGTAATGTTTACCACCGTACATTGCGCTATGTTGATGGAGTTTGGCAAACAGGATTGCATATCGGGTGTGGCCGACTTGAAGTACATTAAGATACCTTGGATTCAGGAGCAGGTGGCCAAAGGCAAGATAAGCGATGTGGGCGATGGTATGAGTCCTGTTATCGAGAAAATTATCGACGAACATCCTGATGCCCTATTCCTGTCGCCTTTCGAAAACAGCGGTGGCTATGGTAAACTCGAAGAGATTAACATCCCCATCATAGAATGTGCCGACTATATGGAGGCCTCGCCTTTGGCACGTGCCGAGTGGCTGCGTTTCTATGGCATGCTGTTTGGTTGCGAAGAGCGCGCCGATATGCTATTTCAGAGTGTAGATAACAACTACCACCAGCTTAAGGCATTGGCAGCAAAGGCTAAAACAAAGCCATCGGTAGTGGTTGATAAGGTAACAGGTAGCGTATGGTATGTGCCTGGTGGCAAGAGCACCATTGGCCAGATGATTAGGGATGCCAACGCACAATATGCTTGGGCCGACGATGAACACAGCGGGTCTATCTCGCTACCTTTCGAAACCGTTCTGGAGCGTGCTGGCGATGCTGATGTGTGGCTTTTCAGATATAGTGGCGATCATGATATTACCTATGATGAACTGCTGAGCGAACATCATGGTTACAATCAGTTTAAAGCGTTTAAGAACCAAACGGCTTATGGTTGCGATGTAGAGCGTTCGTTGTTCTACGAGGAGTCGCCTTTCCACCCTGAAAGACTATTGAGCGATTTTATCCATATTCTGCATCCCGAACTGGATACGATGACCTCGATGCGCTATTTTAAAGAGGTTAATCGCTAACCTCGTTCAAGTGGTCAACATACGCCGTGATAGCTTCTACCAACAGGTCGTTTTCCTCGGGCTGTTGGGTAGTTACGCGGAAGTAATTGTTGTCTAATCCGCGAATGTTCGAAGCGTCACGAATCAAAATGCCGTAGTTGTCCATCAGCCATCGTTTCAACTCTATCGCCGTACTGTTATGAATAGATACCAGCATAAAGTTGGTATCTGTCTTCATGACCTTCAATCCGTCGATAGTCGATAAGTTAGCGTGCAGTCGCATCGTTTCCTGAAGATATACTTTCAGGTCTGGAATCATCTGTATATGGTTCTCAATCAGGTATTTGCCTGCCTCGATAGCCAAGGCGTTAATCGTCCAGGGCTGACGTATCTGTTTCAATCTACCTATAATAATAGGCGAGGCCACGATATAACCCAAGCGCAGACCTGGTATACAAAACGTCTTAGAGAGCGAGTGAACCAGCATCAGGTTAAACACATCCGTCATTTCCTTGGGCTCCAGCATAGGTGCTAAGGTGTAATCAGCATACGACTGATCGATGACATACAGATAGCGTGGATGATTTCGTACGATATGGTTCAGCATACCCTTTACCAGCACGTTGCCAGTAGGGTTGTTAGGGTTACAAATCCAATAGATACGGTCCTTGGGCAGTACATCAAACTCGTCCTTAACGTCGTATGATATAATATGGTTAAACATGCGACAGGCATCCTCGTATTCGCTAAATGTGGGTTGCGGAATGATTGACGACCAACCCTTGTACAGCTGCGCTATCAGATAGATAGCCTCGTTGGCGCCGCTGGTAACCATCACGGTGTTCTCCTTTACACCCAGTTTCTCGGCCAGCAGGCATTCCAAAGTGTGGGCATCGGGCTCAGGATAGTGGCCCACCACATCAAAATGCTGCATCAGGTGTTCTTTCAACTCTGTGTAGTCGGCCTGACTATACACATTCGAGCTGAAATTTATCTTCACCTTGTCGCCATAGCGAAACACATCGTCACCGTGCCCGTATATCATAAGCTTAATAGATATTTATACCTGTTTTGTTACTTTTATTGTCATGGTCTTGGGATCGAAGGCTATACCCTCCCGTTCTATAAACCTGCCTAATGCCCCTTGTTCTGCCAGCGCTTTTGGCGAACCAATAGCCACTGCTTCGCCTTGAGTCATCAGCCAGATGGTATCGGCCATCTGCAGGGCCAGTTCCACATCGTGCGTGGATAAAAAAATTACTTTGTCAGCCTCACGACTAATGCGACACAACAGCTGCAACACCTCAACCTTGCTGGGATAGTCGAGAAAAGCCGTTGGCTCGTCAAGATAAATCACAGGTGTTTGTTGGGCCAGCGCTTTGGCTATCATTACCTTCTGGCGTTCGCCATCGCTCAGCGTGTGCACCATGCGCTTCTTCAGCGGCTCTATACCCACCATCGCAATAGCCTCGTCAACCACCTGCAGGTCGTCTTTCGAATAGGTGCCCCAGAATCCTGTGTAGGGCGATCGCCCCAACGATACCAGCTCGCGAACAGTCATATTCCTCACATCAGGCTTTTCGGTCAGCACCACACCTATCAGGCGGCTCAGCTGTTTATCGCTGTACTCTGAGAGTTCGCGACCTTCTAACAGTATCTCGCCACCTGTTTTTGGTTGGAATGAAGATAGGGTTTTTAGTAGCGTTGATTTTCCTACACCATTAGCACCCAGCAGACAAGTAAGTTCACCGCTTTTGATGGTACCATCGATGCCCGTAGCCACCGTTTTTATACCGTGTTTTGTCTGGTAGCCAATGCTTAGATTGCGCAGTTCTATAGTTTCGCCCGTCGTCTTCATGGTGCAAAGATAGTAAAAAGTTTGGAAACAGTATCAAAATTTGCAAACTTTTTTCTTTTGGCGAGTTTTATCTTATGCAAGCAGGTGTGTAATCAGTATTTTTATACCTATTACTATCAGAATAATACCGCCTAAAAGTTCTGGCTTTAGCTTGCGAGCTATCGATTTGCCGAACCTTACGCCCAACCTGTAGCCTACAAAACTGAACATGAAAGATACCAGACCGATGATTAAAAGCGGGTAAGCTATCTGTGCAAAGGCACGATAGCCTGTACAAGCAAACGATATTCCGATGGCCAGCGCGTCAATACTTGTAGCTACGGCCAGCACCAACTGGGTGCGCAGGTTCTTAGGGTTAAACTGCTGTTCTTCCTCGTCAGAGAACGATTCGCGAATCATTTTTCCACCTAAAAACGCCAGCAAGCCAAAGGCTATCCAATGGTCGATAGCTTCCAATTGCTCGCTAAAGTGGTTGGTAGTCAGCCAGCCTATCAGTGGCATCACGGCCTGGAACAGTCCGAACAGAAAAGCCATACGCAGAATCATCGCCCACAACCAACGGCGAACGATAACACCGCTCACAATCGAAACCGTGAAGCAATCCATAGCCAAAGCAACGGCTAACATCCATATATCCAGCGAGTTCATGATAATATTTTGCTCTTTCTTATACTTTAGCTTGCAAAATAACAACTTTTTTTTGAGATAAACAAATTTTTTATTACCTTTGCGCTCAGATTTTTTAACTAATAACCGATTCAAAAAAATGAAGAAGATTCTTTTTCTAGCGTTCCTTATGGTCTCGGCCTCTACGGCTTGGGCAAAACAGGTTGTTATCCAAACCAAGAACACCACGATGGTGCTTGATGTAGAAACGGGTAAACAACCACAGTATGTGTATTATGGTGCAAAACTAAGCGACTACGATTTGCAGAATCTGCAATCCCCTCGTGACGGACGTATGGATGCTTATCCTGCTTATGGCATGAACTGTCCTGCCGAGGCAGCTGTAGCCATGACCCATGCCGATGGCAATATGTCGACAGAGCTTTTTGCAACAGATGTAACCACACAAGGCTCTGTTACTCAGATTACGTTGAAAGATCCCAAATACCCTGTTCAGGTAGTGCTGTGCTATCAGGCACGTTTCGATGAAGATATGATTGAAACCTGGACAGAAATCAAAAACGGCGAGGCCAAACCCATCACTCTTACGCAATTTGCCTCTTGTTCACTGCCCATCCGTCGCGGAAACGTATGGCTTTCGCACTTTGGCGGTTCGTGGGGCAACGAGGCTCGCTTGATTGAGGAGCCTATCCAGCTTGGACAGAAGGTGATTAAGAATAAGGATGGTGTACGCAATGCACATACCGATCATGCCGAAGTGATGTTCTCGCTCGATGGTAAAGGCCGGGAGAACAGCGGCGATGTGATTGGTGCCGCCCTCTGCTACTCAGGCAACTATCAGCTGAAAGTTGAGACCGATGACACAGAGTACCACTACTTCTTTGCTGGCATTAACCCCGATAACTCGGCCTATCATCTTAAGAAAGGTGAGACATTCACCACGCCAAAGGTGGCATTCAGCTTCTCAAAGTGTGGTCTCTCAGGTGTATCGCGCAATTTCCACAAGTGGGGCCGCAAATATATGCTGGCTCACGGCAATAAAGAGCGTAAGATACTGCTCAACTCTTGGGAGGGTGTTTACTTCGACATCAACCAGCAGGGTATGGACCAGATGATGGGCGATATAGCCTCGATGGGAGGCGAGCTCTTTGTGATGGACGATGGCTGGTTTGGCGTGAAATATCCTCGCAAGACCGACAACTGTGCCCTTGGCGACTGGGAGGTTGATAAAAACAAGCTACCCGAGGGTATCGAAGGTCTGCTTCGCGATGCCAAAAAGCACGGCATTAAGTTCGGCATATGGATTGAGCCAGAGATGACCAACTCGGTATCCGAACTCTACGATGCACATCCCGACTGGGTTGTAAAAGCACCAAAACGAGACGTAGTAAAAGGTCGTGGCGGCACGCAGCTGGTACTCGATCTGGCTAATCCAAAGGTGCAGGACTTTGTGTTCTCGATTGTAGATAACCTGATGACTAAATATCCTGAAATCGATTATATCAAGTGGGATGCCAACATGGCCATCATGAATCATGGTTCGCAGTACCTCACCATGAACGATCAGAGTCATCTTTATATCGAATATCATCGTGGTTTCGAGAAGGTTTGCCAGCGTGTTCGTGCTAAGTATCCCAACCTTACCATTCAGGCCTGTGCCTCTGGTGGCGGTCGTGCCAACTGGGGTGTTCTGCCATACTTCGATGAGTTCTGGGTAAGCGATAATACCGATGCACTGCAGCGTATCTACATGCAGTGGGGTACCAGCTATTTCTTCCCCGCCATCGCAATGGCTTCACACATTTCGGCCACACCTAACCACACCGTTTTCCGCACCACAGCGCTCAAATATCGTGTTGATGTAGCTATGAGTGGTCGCTTGGGTATGGAGATCCAGCCAAAGAATATGACTGACGACGAGAAGGAACTCTGCCGTAAGGCTATCGCCGAGTACAAGCAGATTCGTCCTATCGTACAGTTTGGCGACATCTATCGCTTGGTTTCGCCTTACGATAAGCAGGGATTGGCATCGCTCATGTATGTGGATGAGCAGAAGTCGAAGTCGGTATTCTTCTGGTGGAAAACCGAATCGTTCCAGAACGAGCATCTGCCACGTGTAAAAATGGCTGGTCTCGATGCCTCGAAGAATTATAAGATTCACGAGTTGAACCGTATCGATCTGCGTCCGATGGATGTCGAGGGTAAGGTGTTCAGTGGTGCCTATCTGATGAATCACGGCCTTGAAATGCCTTATCGTAACGAGCCCGAATGGAGCAAGAAAAACGATTGGAGCAGTCGTGTGTTGTTGCTTGAGGCACAGTAACTTAGGCTAAGAAAAAGGCGCAATATACATTCTTTTCATTAAAATAGGATGTATATTGCGCTTTTTTTCGTATTTTTGCAGCCGAATGGAACTACAACGAAGATTAGAACATTGGCTGATTACGCTGTTCATGCTTTTTGCTATGCAACTTTATGCCTTAGATGTGAAGCATTTTACTTTCTCACATCTGAGTATAGCTGATGGTGTGGATAATCAGCGTATATTTTCTGTTTGCCAAACCACATCTGGTGCCATTTGGTGGTCGTCTATGAAAGGCGTAGGTCGCTATAATGGCTCGAAAGTAAGAATATACCGACTCGACGATGGTACGCCTTTCGCTCATCTTGGCGGGCGTGTTATTAAGATGGCCACTAACGATAAAGCCATTTATGCTTTTGATAATCGTGGCTCCATCTATCTTTTCCAGTCAGTTCTTGATGGTTTTAAACCAGTAGCCAGCATCTCCAAGAAGCTGGGGCACGAGGTGGCATTAAACGATATCCACGTAAAGGATGGCAACCTGTTCCTGGCCTTGCACGATGGTGTTTATCTGCTGAAGGACACCACACTTACCCAAGTGATGAAGGGAACTTATGTAAACCAGATTGTACCTATGATGGGCCATCTGCTGTTCTGTGCCCGCGATGGTGTATACAATGAACGAGGCCAGCGATTGTTACCTTATAATGCTGAGTTCGGCTACTACGATGAAATGTCGGGCCGCTTATGGATTGGAGGTTACGAGAATGGTCTTCATATGGTAACCATTAGTCAGAATGGCAAGATTACTTCCGATGAGTTTGTGCGTATATCTGATCAGAATCTGTATCGTAATCCTATCCGTAGCATTTGTCCTTACGACGATGATACCATGCTGATCGGCATTGATGGACAAGGTGTTTATCAGATTAGTCGTGATGGTAGGGGCGGTTGCTCCTTGCTCTTCGATGCCAACGAGTCGGAGCATAGCATGTTGCATGGCAACGGCGTTTATGCCATGCTGGTAGATAGTTGGAAAAACATCGTGATAGGTACCTACTCTGGTGGTATCGACATCGCCCGTCCTATCAGCACTACCACAGCCATCTATCAGCATCTGGCAAACAACCAGCAGAGTCTGCTCAACGATAATGTGAACATGGTGATGCCGCTTTCGGCTGACGTGTTGCTGATGGGTACCGATAATGGTATTAGCATTAAGAACCTTACTACTGGGCAATGGCAGCATTGTTGTCAGGGTACAGTTGTGCTTAACGCCAGCAAAAAAGCCGATGGTAGTGTGCTGGTTTCAACCTATGGTAAAGGCGTTATCGAGATTGATAGTCGAGGCAATGTACGTCAGATATACACAAAAGACAATAGTTTTTTGAAAGACGACCATGTTTATGCCACCTTATATGATAAGGATGGTGGTCTGTGGATAGGCTCTTTGAATGGCGATCTGGTATATAGTCCTGTATCGCAAATCAGTCAGAAACAAGCCGAATGTCGCAACTATCCAGTACACGATGTTCAAGCCATTACACAGCTCACTTCTGGACAGATTGTGGTTGGTACAGCCTTTGGACTTAAGCTGATTACACCTGGTAGCGCCGAGGTTAAGGAGTTAGACTATACACCTGCTGGTGTAACCGATGTAAACCCATTTGTAACACATCTGCTGGCTTCGGGCATGGAGTTGTGGATAGCTACCGATGGTGGTGGCGTTTATGTTTACCATCTTGGCAAGCACGTCAGTCGACAGATAACTACAACCAACGGCCTTCCATCTAACTATGTACGCAGCTTGGTTAAAAGCCGCGACGGACGTATATGGATTGCTACGGACGAAGGTTTGGCTTTTGTAAAGTCGGGCGAAGGCGACAAGGTTATTAATGCCAATTACTGTTATGGTTTTAATCGGGAGTACTCGCGTGGAGCAGCTCAGGTACTGCCCGATGGCGATATCGTATTTGGCTCAACTACAGGTGCCATCATCATTCATCCTGAGAATGTACAGCCCCTTAATTATACTGCCAGCATCACTTTCGTTGGTGTTAACTGCGATGTAGATTCGGATAAACTGCAGAATACAAAGGTGTTTAACCTGCTTAACCAAGGCAGGTTGAGTCTTTCTTACCGTCAGCGCACGTTCGATCTGCAGTTCGAGAGTGTAAACATGCGTAACCACTTCGATATCGTTTACCGCTACAAGATGGGACGTGGCGAGTGGAGTAAACCCACCGACCAGCAGTATATACGCTTTGTTAATCTCGAGCCAGGCGAGCATCAGCTAACACTACAATGCCTCAGTCGTACAACAGGTACTGTGCTCGACTCCAAAACGCTGATTATTACAATTGCCCAACCTTGGTGGAGCTCGTGGTGGATGTGGTGCATCTATATTGCTTTGGTATTGTTGGCGTTCTATACCGCTTGGCAGGTATATAAACTGCACGAAAAGTACATGCGCCTGACCATCGATCATCTGAAGGCTACCAATGCTTCTACACCTGCATCAGTACCCGCTGCCGACGAGCCCGAAGAGGTGCAGGTTGCTGATAGCGATGAGGCAGAATCCGACTTTGTAGATAAGGCTACCCAACTGATATCCGAACATCTTAGCGACACCGATTATTCTATTGACAGTCTTTGTCGCGAAATGGCTATGAGTCGTACACTGTTCTATGTAAAACTGAAGTCGTTTACAGGTAAATCGCCTCAGGACTTTATCCGTATCATCCGTTTGGAGCGTGCAGCCCAGATGCTGAGAAACGGACGTAGCGTATCAGATGCAGCTACACTTGCAGGCTTCGAAAATGCCAAGTATTTCAGTACAGTATTTAAGAAATACTTCGGCGTATCGCCCTCAAAATACAAGTAAATAAGGTTTGAATTCTGTTACAAAAGGTTTCAAAGCTATCAGAAAATAGCAATGAAACCTTTTTTGCGTAGCATCAAACCCCCATCAGGAAAGGTTTGCATAATTTTGCAAACCAAATAAAACAATCAGATAATTAAAAATGATTTTTGAGTTATTAGTTAGTAGTATTCTTTGCTGTGTAATGGCTGCGCCTGCTAAGGCTCAGCCTACAGCAAAGGAGTGGAACAAAGATGTTGTTGGTTGGAATCTGGGTAACCAGTTTGAGTGTTCGGCTCCAGGACAAGATGGCGAATCGATGGCCATCGGTATGGCCGATAACAGTATCAAGGCCGAAACCGCCTGGGGAAATCCTGTGGTAACCAAGAAAACCATCAAGGCAGTAAAGGAAGCAGGTTTTAATGCCGTTCGTATTCCTATCCGTTGGCAGTGTCACATCACCAATCCTACAGCCATGAGTATCGATAAGGCTTGGCTGGCTCGTGTAAAGGAGGTGGTTAACTGGTGCCTGAGCAACGATCTGAAAGTGATTATCAATACACACCACGATAAGTGGCTTGAGGGGCGCCCCACCAACCAATACAAAGACGAGAACAACCAGAAGTTAGCTCTGCTTTGGCTGAATATAGCCAGCGAGTTTGCCAATTACGACTACCGTGTAGCCTTTGCCGGAACTAATGAAGTACACATTAAGGACAACTGGGGTAAGCCCGAAGCCGAGAATCTGGCTGTGCAGAACTCCTACAATCAAACTTTTGTTGATGTGGTACGTGCTACAGGTGGCAATAATGCCAAACGCCATCTGCTGGTGCAGACGTATGTTTGCAACCCCGATTTCGGAATTAATAACGGCGATTTCATTGTGCCTACTGATATCGAGGGCAATGGCAACGATTATATGAGTGTAGAATTCCATTACTATACCCCCTGGGATTATGCTGG is a genomic window of Xylanibacter ruminicola 23 containing:
- a CDS encoding pyridoxal phosphate-dependent aminotransferase; amino-acid sequence: MIYGHGDDVFRYGDKVKINFSSNVYSQADYTELKEHLMQHFDVVGHYPEPDAHTLECLLAEKLGVKENTVMVTSGANEAIYLIAQLYKGWSSIIPQPTFSEYEDACRMFNHIISYDVKDEFDVLPKDRIYWICNPNNPTGNVLVKGMLNHIVRNHPRYLYVIDQSYADYTLAPMLEPKEMTDVFNLMLVHSLSKTFCIPGLRLGYIVASPIIIGRLKQIRQPWTINALAIEAGKYLIENHIQMIPDLKVYLQETMRLHANLSTIDGLKVMKTDTNFMLVSIHNSTAIELKRWLMDNYGILIRDASNIRGLDNNYFRVTTQQPEENDLLVEAITAYVDHLNEVSD
- a CDS encoding manganese efflux pump MntP family protein gives rise to the protein MNSLDIWMLAVALAMDCFTVSIVSGVIVRRWLWAMILRMAFLFGLFQAVMPLIGWLTTNHFSEQLEAIDHWIAFGLLAFLGGKMIRESFSDEEEQQFNPKNLRTQLVLAVATSIDALAIGISFACTGYRAFAQIAYPLLIIGLVSFMFSFVGYRLGVRFGKSIARKLKPELLGGIILIVIGIKILITHLLA
- a CDS encoding alpha-galactosidase, yielding MKKILFLAFLMVSASTAWAKQVVIQTKNTTMVLDVETGKQPQYVYYGAKLSDYDLQNLQSPRDGRMDAYPAYGMNCPAEAAVAMTHADGNMSTELFATDVTTQGSVTQITLKDPKYPVQVVLCYQARFDEDMIETWTEIKNGEAKPITLTQFASCSLPIRRGNVWLSHFGGSWGNEARLIEEPIQLGQKVIKNKDGVRNAHTDHAEVMFSLDGKGRENSGDVIGAALCYSGNYQLKVETDDTEYHYFFAGINPDNSAYHLKKGETFTTPKVAFSFSKCGLSGVSRNFHKWGRKYMLAHGNKERKILLNSWEGVYFDINQQGMDQMMGDIASMGGELFVMDDGWFGVKYPRKTDNCALGDWEVDKNKLPEGIEGLLRDAKKHGIKFGIWIEPEMTNSVSELYDAHPDWVVKAPKRDVVKGRGGTQLVLDLANPKVQDFVFSIVDNLMTKYPEIDYIKWDANMAIMNHGSQYLTMNDQSHLYIEYHRGFEKVCQRVRAKYPNLTIQACASGGGRANWGVLPYFDEFWVSDNTDALQRIYMQWGTSYFFPAIAMASHISATPNHTVFRTTALKYRVDVAMSGRLGMEIQPKNMTDDEKELCRKAIAEYKQIRPIVQFGDIYRLVSPYDKQGLASLMYVDEQKSKSVFFWWKTESFQNEHLPRVKMAGLDASKNYKIHELNRIDLRPMDVEGKVFSGAYLMNHGLEMPYRNEPEWSKKNDWSSRVLLLEAQ